In the Armatimonas rosea genome, CCACGAAACTGCGGCCAGTGGATCGTTGCCATGTTGCTATTCTACCCAGGTATACTCGATATATGGAAATCAAAGATACCGAGTGGCTCTCTGAGCCCAAAAACGATAGCGAGGCGGTCTCTCGTCGTACGGTGCTGACCTCTGCACTGACGGCGGGGTTTGCACTGGCTGTTCAGCCTGTCTCCGCGGAGACCATTATCACCGATACCGCGGGGCTCAAGGCGGGGATGATCAAGTTCAAGGGTGCCGATGGGGTCGAGGTGCCGGCCTACTACGCCGTGCCGGCGAAGGTGGACCCGAAGAAAAAGCCGGCGGTGGTGCTGGTGGTGCAGGAGATCTTTGGGGTGCACGAGCACATCAAGGATGTCTGCCGCCGCTTTGCCAAGCAGGGCTACTTCGCCATCGCGCCCGAGCTCTATGTCCGCGAGGGCAGTGTCTCCGACAAGCCCATGAACGAGATCTTCCCGATCGTCGGCAAGGTCCCCGATGCCCAGGTAATGACTGATCTGGATGCCGCTGTCGCCTACGCCGCCTCGACCGGAAAGGCCGACTCCAGCCGTGTGGCGATCACGGGCTTCTGCTGGGGCGGACGGATCGTCTGGCTCTACGCGGCGCACAACCCGAAGCTCAAGGCGGGCGCGGCCTGGTACGGTCGGCTTGTCGGGCAGAGCAACCCGCTCCAGCCCAAGAGCCCCACGGAGCTCGCCGCGAGCATCAAGGCACCGATCCTGGGCCTCTATGGTGCCAAAGACCGGGGAATCCCGCTCGATAGCATCGAGGGAATGCGCGCGGCGCTGAAGACCGCAGGCAATACCAAGTGCGAGATCCTTGTCTACCCCGACTCCGAGCACGGCTTCCACGCCGACTACCGCCCCAGCTACAACGAGAAAGACGCCAAGGACGGCTTTACCAAGCTCCTGGCTTGGTTTAAGAAGAACGGGGCGTAGTGTAGGTTGCCCTGTGTGATCGCCCCCGTTGGAGGGGGGCGTCTTGCTGTCGTCGCAGGCTCCGACACGAAGGCCTCCGGCCATACCGAATTATGGCCGAAGGCCTTTCTAGCGCGAAGCGCTCGTTGACGCCCCCCTCCAACGGGGGCGATAAAAAACGGGGGCGATCTACTTCACGCGCTCAAAGATCAGGATATGCTGGCGCGGAAGCGTCTGGTTGTTCTCCACAAACTTGAGGGGGAAGAGAGCCATCTCTTTCTTCACCTGTGCGACACTGAGCTTGTGCACCTCTTTGATCGGGACAGCGGGGTCCTCCTTGCGGTACTCCACAAAGACAATCCGCCCGCCGATCTTGAGTGCCTTGACCATCGCGGAGATCATCTCGTAGGGCTTGTCGAACTCGTGGTAGACATCCACCATGATCTGCAGGTCGCAGGACTTCTCCGGCAGCTTGGGATCGTCGGTCTTGCCTAGGACAACCTCGACATTGCCGATCCCGTTTTGCTTCTTCTTCTGCTCGATAATGGCCAGCATCTCCGGCTGGATATCCACGGCGAGCACTTTTCCGCCGGGCACGAGCTGCTTGGCCATCATAAAGCTTAGGTAGCCGCTCCCCGCACCGATATCGGCGACCACCATTCCGGGCTTGAGCTTGAGCGACTTCACGAGAAGCGTCGGGGCCTCTTCCTCCTCACGCTCTGGGCGGTCGAGCCAGTCGGCGCCTTCATGGCCCATGACCTGCGCGATCTCACGGCCTAGATAGAAGATTCCCGTCCCATTGGGA is a window encoding:
- a CDS encoding dienelactone hydrolase family protein, whose product is MEIKDTEWLSEPKNDSEAVSRRTVLTSALTAGFALAVQPVSAETIITDTAGLKAGMIKFKGADGVEVPAYYAVPAKVDPKKKPAVVLVVQEIFGVHEHIKDVCRRFAKQGYFAIAPELYVREGSVSDKPMNEIFPIVGKVPDAQVMTDLDAAVAYAASTGKADSSRVAITGFCWGGRIVWLYAAHNPKLKAGAAWYGRLVGQSNPLQPKSPTELAASIKAPILGLYGAKDRGIPLDSIEGMRAALKTAGNTKCEILVYPDSEHGFHADYRPSYNEKDAKDGFTKLLAWFKKNGA
- a CDS encoding class I SAM-dependent methyltransferase; this translates as MQTPPKKPPYIRRAFHDPNGTGIFYLGREIAQVMGHEGADWLDRPEREEEEAPTLLVKSLKLKPGMVVADIGAGSGYLSFMMAKQLVPGGKVLAVDIQPEMLAIIEQKKKQNGIGNVEVVLGKTDDPKLPEKSCDLQIMVDVYHEFDKPYEMISAMVKALKIGGRIVFVEYRKEDPAVPIKEVHKLSVAQVKKEMALFPLKFVENNQTLPRQHILIFERVK